One window of the Salminus brasiliensis chromosome 1, fSalBra1.hap2, whole genome shotgun sequence genome contains the following:
- the mrpl19 gene encoding large ribosomal subunit protein bL19m, with translation MATCSRRAGGVMSSVRLLRALQNERLFSTSVARHAAGQPPKFVPPPKPVIVHKTDTPVSLRRFLSPEFIPPRQRTNPVKFTLERKDMIQRRKVLNIPEFYVGSILAVTMTDPHASGNTNHFVGICIQRSGKGLGATFILRNIVDDQGVEICYELYSPRLRHIEVLKLEKRLDDNLMYLRDALPEYSTFDFAMKPVHLSPTQDVPVNQLKVKMKPRPWSKRWERPKFNIKGIRFDLHLSPEHMEQAQKWAEPWREYDMLKEYDTSLLEKKIFQEIQAELEKGTAAVGKDKSTGGP, from the exons ATGGCGACTTGCTCAAGGAGAGCAGGAGGAGTGATGAGCTCGGTGCGATTATTGAGAGCGCTGCAGAATGAAC GGTTGTTCTCAACATCTGTGGCCCGGCATGCTGCTGGTCAGCCTCCCAAATTTGTTCCTCCGCCGAAACCAGTCATTGTCCACAAAACGGATACACCGGTATCGTTAAGACG GTTTCTCAGCCCTGAGTTCATCCCCCCTCGCCAGCGTACAAACCCAGTAAAATTCACCCTAGAGCGCAAAGACATGATACAGAGACGCAAAGTCCTGAACATTCCGGAGTTCTACGTGG GAAGTATTTTGGCGGTCACCATGACCGACCCTCATGCAAGCGGCAATACGAATCACTTTGTAGGTATCTGCATCCAGCGCTCTGGAAAAGGCCTGGGCGCCACCTTCATCCTCAGAAACATTGTCGATGACCAGG GAGTGGAGATCTGTTATGAGTTGTACAGTCCGCGGCTGAGGCACATCGAGGTGCTGAAGCTGGAGAAGAGGCTGGATGATAATCTGATGTACCTGAGAGATGCGCTGCCAGAATACAGCACCTTTGACTTTGCCATGAAACCTGTCCACCTTTCCCCTACCCAAGACGTCCCGGTCAATCAG TTGAAGGTAAAGATGAAACCCCGTCCTTGGTCCAAACGTTGGGAGAGGCCTAAGTTTAACATCAAAGGGATCCGGTTTGACCTGCATTTGTCCCCTGAGCACATGGAGCAGGCTCAGAAGTGGGCGGAGCCATGGAGGGAGTACGACATGCTGAAGGAGTATGATACGTCTTTACTTGAGAAGAAGATCTTTCAGGAGATCCAGGCTGAGCTTGAGAAGGGAACAGCCGCAGTAGGAAAAGACAAGAGTACCGGAGGACCATGA